One Chitinophagaceae bacterium C216 genomic window carries:
- the comB gene encoding putative 2-phosphosulfolactate phosphatase, protein MSEKPTLFTSLSPALLHLYDLTDAVVVIIDVFRATSTIASALYNGAQYVIPVDAVPAAIEIGKKVNGIAAGERDGKLAEGLSHGNSPLEYTPDFIGGKILVLTTTNGTKLLHMALANGAGDIVTGSFPNLSVVCNYLIHKKKNVVLACAGWKDRFNMEDTLFAGAVIHRVKEHFTIHCDSSFMAEGLYAQHKGHLLEFSKNFTHYHRLVNRFGYIDDIEFCLTEDIANVLPLYQDEKLIKG, encoded by the coding sequence ATGAGTGAAAAACCTACCCTTTTTACTTCTTTGTCTCCGGCGTTATTGCATTTATACGATTTGACGGATGCTGTTGTAGTAATCATCGATGTATTTCGTGCAACATCTACCATAGCATCGGCTTTATATAACGGCGCTCAGTATGTGATACCTGTAGATGCAGTGCCTGCGGCAATTGAAATAGGTAAGAAAGTAAACGGCATTGCTGCGGGTGAGCGTGATGGAAAGTTAGCCGAGGGGTTAAGCCACGGCAACTCTCCGCTTGAATACACTCCCGATTTTATTGGTGGAAAAATACTAGTGCTCACTACTACCAACGGAACCAAATTGCTGCATATGGCTCTAGCTAATGGTGCAGGTGATATCGTTACAGGTTCCTTCCCCAACCTGTCTGTAGTTTGTAACTATTTAATTCATAAAAAGAAAAATGTAGTGTTGGCCTGTGCCGGTTGGAAAGATCGCTTCAATATGGAGGATACGCTTTTTGCTGGGGCTGTAATACATCGTGTTAAAGAACACTTCACCATTCATTGCGACAGCTCGTTTATGGCAGAAGGACTGTATGCACAGCACAAAGGTCATTTGTTGGAATTTTCAAAAAACTTTACGCACTATCATCGCCTTGTAAACCGGTTTGGATATATTGATGATATTGAGTTTTGTCTTACAGAAGATATCGCCAATGTGTTGCCGTTATATCAGGATGAAAAGTTGATAAAAGGATAA
- the gcvT gene encoding Aminomethyltransferase — MKSTPFTQKHMALGAKMAPFAGYNMPISYSSINEEHHTVRKNAGVFDVSHMGEFILKGENALPLIQRLTTNDASKLKSGQAQYSALTNEKGGIIDDLLVYCIEENKVYMLVVNAANIEKDWNWIVQHNTEAPAEIHNISDKTALLAVQGPMATAILQPLTDLDIINLKYYTFTKGKFAGVDNVLISATGYTGAGGVEIYFEDKDDAAEKIWNAIFEVGTPKGLKPIGLAARDTLRLEMGYCLYGNDLDDTTTPLEAGLGWITKFTKDFTAKEILQKQKAEGVQRKLIGFALVDKGIPRHGYEIVDDTGSTIGVVTSGTQSPTLGKAIGLGYVQTAFSEIGTRIFIKVRDKQLAADVVKMPFV, encoded by the coding sequence ATGAAGTCAACTCCGTTTACACAAAAGCATATGGCGTTGGGAGCAAAAATGGCTCCTTTTGCTGGGTACAACATGCCCATCAGCTACAGCAGTATTAATGAAGAACACCATACCGTACGAAAAAACGCGGGGGTTTTTGATGTAAGCCACATGGGCGAATTTATTCTAAAGGGCGAGAATGCCTTACCGCTTATTCAGCGTTTGACAACTAATGATGCATCAAAGCTAAAAAGCGGACAGGCACAATACAGTGCCCTGACCAACGAAAAGGGCGGTATTATTGATGATTTGCTGGTATACTGCATCGAAGAGAATAAAGTATATATGTTAGTGGTGAATGCCGCGAATATTGAAAAGGATTGGAACTGGATTGTCCAGCACAATACAGAAGCTCCTGCAGAAATACACAATATCTCTGATAAAACAGCACTGCTGGCGGTGCAAGGGCCTATGGCTACTGCTATACTGCAACCTTTGACGGACTTGGATATTATCAATCTTAAATATTATACATTCACGAAAGGCAAATTTGCTGGTGTAGACAATGTATTAATAAGTGCCACGGGATATACCGGAGCCGGCGGTGTGGAAATTTACTTTGAAGATAAAGATGATGCAGCCGAAAAAATCTGGAACGCTATTTTTGAAGTGGGCACGCCGAAAGGGCTGAAGCCAATAGGATTGGCCGCGCGCGATACTCTTCGCTTGGAAATGGGATATTGTCTGTATGGCAATGACCTGGATGATACCACCACACCACTGGAAGCTGGCTTAGGATGGATTACGAAATTTACTAAAGACTTTACCGCTAAAGAAATACTGCAAAAACAAAAAGCCGAAGGTGTACAACGCAAACTCATTGGTTTTGCGCTGGTTGACAAAGGTATTCCTCGCCATGGCTATGAAATTGTGGATGATACAGGTAGCACCATTGGTGTAGTAACATCCGGAACGCAATCTCCTACTTTAGGCAAAGCCATTGGATTAGGCTATGTACAAACTGCTTTTTCCGAAATAGGTACTCGTATTTTTATAAAGGTTCGTGACAAGCAGCTCGCCGCCGACGTAGTAAAGATGCCGTTTGTCTAA
- the metC gene encoding Cystathionine beta-lyase: MNRDTKIIHAGVEPDPSTGAIMTPIFQSSTFVQSAPNEHKGYDYSRAGNPTRTALEKAFAELENGKYGLAFSSGVAATDAVLRLLKPGDEVIAAKDMYGGTYRLFATLWADFGIKFIYVDTTDVANVEKALTPNTRMLWVETPTNPLMKITDIEAMAALSQKAGALLVVDNTFASPYLQNPLDLGADIVMHSATKYLGGHSDVIMGALMMNSQELRDKLYYIQKSSGAVPGPFDCFLVLRGIKTLHVRMQRHCENGRKVAQFLKAHPKVKNVYWCGFEDSPGYQIARKQMRDFGGMMSFELKDASIEAALKVLKGTKIIALAESLGGVESLINHPASMTHASVPREERLANGLSDSLMRLSIGIEDAEDLIADLQQAIG, from the coding sequence ATGAATCGCGATACTAAAATCATTCATGCCGGGGTAGAGCCAGATCCCTCTACCGGAGCTATTATGACTCCCATATTTCAGTCTTCCACATTTGTGCAGAGTGCCCCTAATGAACACAAAGGATATGATTATTCCCGTGCCGGAAATCCAACGCGTACGGCATTGGAAAAAGCTTTTGCCGAATTGGAAAATGGTAAATATGGTTTGGCTTTTAGTAGTGGGGTAGCTGCTACCGATGCTGTATTGCGACTGTTGAAACCGGGAGATGAAGTGATTGCTGCAAAAGATATGTACGGAGGCACATACCGATTGTTTGCTACGCTCTGGGCCGATTTTGGTATTAAGTTTATTTATGTTGATACAACGGATGTGGCTAATGTGGAAAAAGCCCTAACTCCCAACACCCGAATGTTATGGGTGGAGACGCCCACCAACCCACTAATGAAAATTACCGATATCGAAGCGATGGCTGCTCTTTCTCAAAAAGCCGGGGCATTGCTCGTTGTGGATAATACATTTGCTTCGCCCTATTTGCAGAACCCATTGGATTTAGGAGCTGATATTGTTATGCATTCTGCCACAAAATATCTGGGTGGCCATAGTGATGTGATTATGGGTGCGCTGATGATGAACAGCCAAGAGCTGCGCGATAAATTATATTATATTCAAAAAAGCTCCGGAGCGGTACCCGGACCCTTCGATTGCTTTTTGGTATTAAGGGGTATCAAAACGCTACACGTACGCATGCAGCGGCATTGCGAAAACGGAAGAAAAGTAGCACAATTTTTAAAAGCTCATCCCAAAGTAAAAAATGTGTATTGGTGCGGATTTGAAGATAGTCCCGGATATCAAATAGCCAGAAAGCAGATGCGTGATTTCGGTGGAATGATGAGCTTTGAATTAAAAGACGCCTCCATCGAAGCGGCCTTGAAAGTTTTAAAGGGAACCAAAATTATAGCCCTAGCAGAAAGTTTGGGTGGAGTCGAGTCTTTAATCAACCATCCTGCCTCCATGACGCACGCTTCTGTTCCCCGCGAAGAAAGACTCGCCAACGGCTTAAGCGATTCGCTCATGCGTTTGAGCATTGGTATCGAAGATGCTGAAGATTTAATTGCCGATCTGCAGCAAGCTATCGGGTAA
- the acpH gene encoding Acyl carrier protein phosphodiesterase, whose product MNYLAHAYLSFNHEQILLGNMISDFVKGKQQYNYPQSVHKGIVLHRAIDAFADIHAATKEAKTVFKKAYRLYSGAFIDVVNDHFLALDTATFTKDSLFEFSQTTYHLLEKQEAVMPEAFRRMFFYMRSQNWLYSYRTREGIYQSFGGLVKRAAYLHDSSQAVEIFELHYDFLKECFDALWQDMKPFARYTFETLLQQ is encoded by the coding sequence ATGAACTATTTGGCACATGCATATTTATCCTTCAACCATGAACAGATTTTACTGGGGAATATGATCAGCGATTTTGTAAAGGGCAAACAACAATATAATTATCCCCAATCTGTTCATAAAGGGATTGTATTGCATAGAGCCATCGATGCATTTGCCGATATTCATGCTGCAACTAAAGAGGCTAAAACTGTTTTTAAAAAAGCCTATCGTTTATATAGCGGAGCGTTTATTGATGTAGTAAACGATCATTTTCTTGCTTTAGACACCGCAACCTTTACCAAAGACTCGCTGTTCGAGTTTTCCCAAACAACGTATCATCTTTTAGAAAAACAAGAAGCTGTTATGCCCGAAGCTTTCCGGCGCATGTTTTTCTATATGCGTAGCCAGAACTGGCTGTATAGTTACAGAACAAGAGAAGGAATTTATCAAAGTTTTGGTGGCTTAGTAAAAAGAGCCGCATATTTGCATGACAGTTCGCAGGCTGTGGAAATTTTCGAGCTGCATTACGACTTCTTGAAGGAATGTTTTGATGCGTTGTGGCAGGACATGAAACCCTTTGCCCGCTATACTTTTGAAACGTTATTGCAGCAATAA
- the estD gene encoding Esterase EstD: MKNFLLFFSLILCSVAFAQYKEDSLTLHTSSGDLYGSLIVPANTNSFDVVIIQPGSGPTDRNGNNPMGVKANSYRMLADSLARYDIATLLIDKRGIAASAKSFTDESKIVFEDYIKDLEEWSQLLRKDSRVKQIVLAGHSEGSLIAMVAAQRVKADKYISIAGPSKPIDEILSWQLKQQAPALASAADSILPQLKNGQTVANISPELNILFRPSVQPYLISWMKYNPCEEIGKLTIPVLIIQGTTDLQVQQSEGEALHTCNKQSSLSMIEEMNHVLKKATGNRIAQAASYSSPDLPIPQQLVADIVTFIKK; the protein is encoded by the coding sequence ATGAAAAACTTTTTATTATTCTTTTCACTGATACTATGTAGTGTAGCATTTGCACAATACAAGGAAGACTCTCTTACTTTACACACATCCTCTGGCGATTTATATGGAAGTCTCATTGTTCCTGCCAATACCAACTCATTCGATGTAGTCATCATTCAACCAGGATCCGGACCTACCGACAGAAACGGAAATAACCCAATGGGTGTAAAAGCCAATAGTTATCGTATGCTGGCCGATTCGCTGGCAAGATACGATATAGCCACATTGTTAATTGATAAGCGCGGTATTGCTGCAAGCGCTAAATCTTTTACAGATGAATCCAAAATAGTTTTCGAAGATTATATAAAAGATTTAGAAGAGTGGTCACAATTGTTAAGAAAGGACAGCCGGGTGAAGCAGATCGTTTTAGCCGGTCATAGCGAAGGCTCTCTGATTGCTATGGTAGCCGCGCAACGAGTAAAAGCTGATAAATATATTTCCATTGCCGGCCCTTCCAAACCCATTGATGAAATTCTCAGTTGGCAGTTGAAACAACAAGCGCCAGCATTAGCATCCGCTGCCGATTCTATTCTACCACAATTGAAAAATGGACAAACTGTAGCAAACATTTCTCCTGAGTTGAATATACTATTTAGACCTAGTGTACAGCCATATCTCATTTCATGGATGAAGTATAATCCTTGCGAAGAAATCGGTAAATTGACCATCCCCGTGCTAATTATTCAAGGAACAACTGATTTGCAGGTGCAGCAAAGCGAAGGAGAAGCTCTTCATACTTGCAATAAACAATCGTCTTTATCAATGATCGAAGAAATGAATCATGTTTTAAAAAAAGCAACAGGAAACAGAATAGCACAAGCCGCGTCCTACAGTAGCCCCGATTTGCCCATTCCCCAGCAATTGGTTGCAGATATAGTAACATTCATTAAGAAATAA
- the sdpR gene encoding Transcriptional repressor SdpR: protein MSKYINVEVTINTVFKALNDATRREILELLRKRDMTAGEIADHFSISKPSISHHLELLKQADLVVSVKKGQFVEYSLNTTVIDEMLKWLIQLKDNRK, encoded by the coding sequence TTGTCTAAATATATAAATGTTGAAGTGACGATTAATACTGTTTTCAAAGCGCTGAACGACGCCACTCGCAGGGAAATATTAGAACTACTGCGAAAAAGAGATATGACTGCGGGAGAGATTGCCGACCATTTCAGTATTTCAAAACCCAGCATTTCCCATCACCTGGAATTACTGAAGCAGGCCGATTTGGTGGTATCTGTCAAGAAGGGGCAATTTGTAGAGTATTCTCTGAATACGACCGTCATAGACGAAATGCTAAAATGGTTGATACAACTAAAAGACAATCGGAAATAA
- a CDS encoding Deoxyhypusine synthase-like protein: MSKGPVSNFIQHHYRHFNAAALMDAAKAYEAHLLEGGKMMVTLAGAMSTAELGLSLAEMIRQDKIHIISCTGANLEEDVMNLVAHKHYKRVPNYRDLTPQDEWDLLENHYNRVTDTCIPEEEAFRRLQSHLVKQWKEAEAKGERYFPHEYLYKIILSGELEQYYEIDPKDSWIVAAAEKNLPIVCPGWEDSTTGNIFASYVIKGELQASTVKTGIEYMVYLTEWYRANSGGKGVGFFQIGGGIAGDFPICVVPMMYQDLGWEDVPFWSYFCQISDSTTSYGSYSGAVPNEKITWGKLDIHTPKFIVESDATIVAPLIFAWVLGW; this comes from the coding sequence ATGAGTAAAGGACCTGTCTCTAATTTTATTCAGCATCATTACAGACATTTTAATGCTGCCGCATTGATGGATGCCGCCAAAGCTTATGAAGCACATTTGCTGGAGGGCGGAAAAATGATGGTGACACTTGCCGGAGCCATGAGTACAGCCGAATTAGGGTTATCGCTGGCAGAAATGATTCGGCAGGATAAGATACATATCATTTCCTGTACTGGTGCCAACTTGGAAGAAGACGTAATGAATCTGGTGGCACACAAGCACTATAAAAGAGTACCTAATTACAGAGATCTGACGCCGCAAGATGAATGGGACTTATTGGAAAATCATTATAATCGGGTTACCGATACTTGTATCCCTGAAGAAGAAGCATTCCGTCGTTTGCAGAGCCATCTGGTAAAACAATGGAAAGAAGCAGAAGCCAAGGGCGAACGGTATTTTCCACATGAGTATTTGTATAAGATTATCCTTAGTGGAGAGCTGGAGCAGTATTATGAAATTGATCCTAAAGACAGCTGGATCGTAGCTGCTGCAGAAAAAAACCTTCCTATTGTTTGTCCGGGATGGGAAGACAGTACAACAGGAAACATTTTTGCCAGCTATGTTATCAAAGGCGAACTCCAGGCCAGCACTGTTAAAACCGGTATCGAATATATGGTTTACTTGACAGAATGGTACCGCGCTAACAGCGGTGGCAAGGGTGTAGGCTTCTTCCAAATTGGAGGGGGCATTGCTGGAGACTTCCCCATATGTGTAGTACCCATGATGTATCAAGATCTGGGTTGGGAAGATGTTCCTTTCTGGAGTTATTTCTGTCAGATCAGCGACAGTACTACATCCTATGGCTCATACAGTGGTGCTGTTCCTAATGAAAAAATTACCTGGGGTAAACTGGATATTCACACTCCCAAGTTTATTGTAGAAAGCGATGCAACAATTGTTGCTCCGTTGATTTTCGCTTGGGTTTTGGGTTGGTAA
- the hutG gene encoding Formimidoylglutamase encodes MSIQDFLVPVNILEITGDERYKPGQLGDTINIYTETFPDVEQAELIIVGCGEQRGGGIIGSVSQAPDMIRKKFYQLFYWHEKIKLVDIGNIQQGASYNDTLVALQMVISDLTALGKTVIILGGSHDLTLSQYNACKSAEQLVEVTGVDALIDLDMESPFKNDNFLMEMFTSEPNYVKHYNHIGFQSYLVHPGMLQTLDKLKFDFYRVGHVKEDMDEVEPAIRSSNIFSFDINAIANAYAPANLLTPNGFNGEEACKLMQYAGMSSNMQSIGIYGYNPQQDREELTAMQIAHMLWYIIDGRHRRSKEADISDLDNFNEFQIAFSEIETSFLQSKKTGRWWMQLPNKNYIPCSYKDYLMASRDEIPERWFRAQQR; translated from the coding sequence ATGTCAATTCAGGATTTTTTAGTACCGGTAAACATACTGGAAATTACCGGCGATGAGCGTTACAAGCCCGGACAGCTGGGAGATACCATTAATATATATACCGAAACGTTTCCCGATGTGGAACAAGCCGAACTTATAATTGTGGGTTGTGGAGAACAACGCGGAGGCGGTATCATTGGTTCGGTTTCACAGGCTCCAGATATGATCCGAAAAAAATTTTATCAGTTGTTTTATTGGCATGAAAAAATAAAACTAGTCGATATTGGTAATATTCAACAAGGAGCTTCTTACAACGATACGCTTGTGGCCCTACAAATGGTCATTAGCGATCTCACTGCTCTGGGTAAAACAGTGATTATATTGGGCGGCTCGCACGATCTAACCCTTTCGCAATACAATGCCTGTAAGAGCGCCGAACAGCTGGTAGAAGTAACAGGTGTTGATGCCTTAATTGATCTGGATATGGAGTCTCCATTCAAAAATGATAATTTTTTGATGGAGATGTTTACCTCAGAGCCTAACTATGTGAAACATTATAACCATATCGGTTTTCAAAGCTATCTGGTTCATCCCGGTATGTTGCAAACGCTGGACAAACTGAAATTTGATTTTTATCGGGTAGGACATGTGAAGGAAGATATGGATGAAGTAGAACCGGCGATTCGTAGCAGCAATATTTTTTCATTTGATATCAATGCGATTGCTAATGCTTATGCGCCAGCCAACCTGCTTACACCCAATGGCTTTAACGGTGAAGAAGCCTGCAAGCTAATGCAGTATGCCGGAATGAGTAGTAATATGCAGTCTATCGGTATTTATGGATACAATCCGCAACAGGACAGGGAGGAACTTACCGCAATGCAAATTGCCCACATGTTATGGTATATTATAGATGGGCGACATCGTCGAAGCAAAGAGGCCGATATCAGCGACTTGGATAATTTCAACGAGTTTCAAATTGCATTTTCTGAAATTGAAACCTCTTTTCTGCAAAGCAAGAAAACAGGAAGATGGTGGATGCAGCTTCCTAACAAAAACTATATACCCTGCAGTTATAAGGATTATTTAATGGCGAGTAGAGATGAAATTCCTGAACGTTGGTTTAGAGCGCAACAGCGGTAA
- the fabG_1 gene encoding 3-oxoacyl-[acyl-carrier-protein] reductase FabG, giving the protein MKLLENKVAIVTGAARGIGEAIAVKFAEQGANVAFTYVSDSSAERAAALEEKLKALNVKAKAYKSNAGNFEQCESLVADVLSEFGQIDICVNNAGISRDNLLLRMSPEQWEEVLNTNLNSVFYMTKQVLKPMMKARSGSIINMSSVIGVMGNAGQASYAASKAGIIGFTKSVAKELGSRNIRCNAIAPGFIETDMTSYLNENSGAEKYLADIPLNRFGKPEDIANLALFLASDLSSYITGQTISACGGLNI; this is encoded by the coding sequence ATGAAACTTCTTGAAAACAAAGTAGCCATCGTAACCGGTGCAGCCCGCGGAATTGGCGAAGCCATTGCCGTAAAATTTGCAGAACAGGGCGCAAATGTGGCCTTTACTTATGTAAGCGATAGCAGTGCAGAGCGTGCAGCGGCCCTTGAAGAAAAACTGAAAGCACTTAACGTAAAAGCCAAAGCCTATAAAAGCAATGCGGGCAATTTTGAGCAGTGTGAAAGTTTGGTTGCTGATGTTTTAAGTGAATTCGGACAAATAGATATTTGCGTTAATAATGCCGGTATCTCTCGCGATAATCTCTTGCTTCGGATGAGCCCGGAACAATGGGAAGAAGTATTAAATACCAACCTGAACAGCGTTTTCTACATGACCAAGCAGGTTCTAAAACCCATGATGAAAGCCAGAAGCGGCAGCATCATTAACATGAGCTCTGTAATTGGGGTAATGGGAAATGCCGGTCAAGCTAGCTATGCGGCAAGTAAAGCAGGTATTATTGGTTTTACCAAAAGCGTGGCGAAAGAATTGGGAAGCCGGAATATTCGTTGTAATGCCATCGCTCCCGGATTTATAGAAACCGATATGACCAGCTATCTGAATGAAAATTCCGGGGCAGAAAAATATTTAGCAGACATTCCTCTTAACAGATTTGGAAAACCTGAGGACATTGCCAATCTGGCGCTGTTCTTAGCTTCGGACTTGAGTAGTTATATCACGGGTCAGACGATTAGCGCCTGTGGCGGATTAAATATTTAG
- the nadD gene encoding Nicotinate-nucleotide adenylyltransferase, translating to MKIGLYFGSFNPIHHGHLIIANHILNEEWVERVWFIVSPQNPFKESASLLNENHRYHLVNLAIEGDIRMKASDIEFTLPRPSYTAITLAHLTEKYPQHEFAIIMGGDSFQNIHRWKNASYILENYEILVYNRPCFDISVDSTSKVKVLEAPLLEISATHIRRLIKERKSVKYLLPDNVIEEIEKGGYYRK from the coding sequence CCATCACGGCCATCTCATCATTGCAAATCATATCTTGAATGAAGAATGGGTAGAACGTGTATGGTTTATAGTATCTCCTCAAAACCCATTCAAAGAATCTGCATCTCTGCTCAACGAAAATCACCGCTATCATTTAGTCAATCTAGCTATTGAGGGCGATATTCGAATGAAGGCCAGTGATATTGAATTTACTTTACCGCGACCTTCTTACACAGCAATTACTCTAGCACATCTCACTGAAAAATATCCACAGCACGAGTTTGCTATCATTATGGGTGGGGACAGCTTCCAAAATATACATCGGTGGAAAAACGCCTCTTATATATTAGAAAATTATGAAATATTAGTATATAATCGACCATGTTTTGATATTTCTGTCGATTCTACATCAAAAGTAAAAGTATTGGAGGCTCCATTACTTGAAATTTCTGCTACGCATATTAGGCGTTTAATCAAGGAAAGAAAATCAGTAAAATACCTTTTACCCGACAACGTTATTGAAGAAATTGAAAAGGGCGGCTATTATAGAAAATAA